Proteins from a single region of Candidatus Thermodiscus eudorianus:
- a CDS encoding DNA polymerase sliding clamp, with amino-acid sequence MAETLEASIEDVVATLRYPDSKSFREFVEALSKILDEARFEIGRDGVRVAGMDPAKIAYIEIWMPQDSFLEYSIDETRESVYMGVRLESLVNALKKGKKGESVLFKVSDDKIFIQVESAVVKRFLLPNIEVFIDVPENLTLEHDVEASVIAEAVKRAIKDVEVVGKDVEFEAEEGKLVIRAKAETRARVEAVLQEGVSSALLFLEVRKPSVSVYEVSYLKNVLNLTKIAEAVDIKFSSERPLEMVFKSPDGSRVRYLLAPSIA; translated from the coding sequence TTGGCTGAGACGCTAGAGGCTTCGATAGAGGATGTGGTTGCTACCCTGAGATACCCGGATTCGAAGAGTTTTAGGGAGTTTGTAGAGGCCCTCTCAAAGATCCTAGACGAGGCCCGGTTCGAGATAGGTAGGGATGGAGTCAGGGTAGCTGGCATGGACCCGGCTAAGATAGCCTATATAGAGATATGGATGCCCCAGGACTCGTTCCTTGAATACAGCATTGACGAGACTCGGGAATCCGTCTACATGGGCGTGAGGCTGGAGTCCCTTGTAAACGCGCTAAAGAAGGGGAAGAAGGGTGAATCGGTGCTCTTCAAGGTATCAGACGACAAGATATTCATCCAGGTAGAGAGCGCCGTCGTCAAAAGGTTCCTCCTACCCAACATCGAGGTATTCATCGACGTACCAGAGAATCTAACCCTTGAACACGACGTTGAAGCTAGCGTAATAGCCGAGGCTGTCAAGAGGGCTATAAAGGATGTGGAGGTCGTGGGCAAGGATGTAGAGTTCGAGGCCGAGGAGGGGAAACTTGTTATACGCGCCAAGGCCGAGACGAGAGCACGCGTGGAGGCGGTGCTTCAAGAGGGAGTGTCGAGCGCATTACTCTTTCTTGAGGTAAGGAAGCCGTCTGTAAGCGTCTACGAGGTATCTTACCTCAAGAACGTGCTAAACCTGACTAAGATAGCCGAGGCCGTCGACATCAAGTTCTCAAGCGAGAGGCCCTTGGAGATGGTGTTCAAGAGCCCCGACGGCAGCAGGGTCCGCTACCTGCTTGCACCATCAATCGCTTAA